A region of Homo sapiens chromosome X, GRCh38.p14 Primary Assembly DNA encodes the following proteins:
- the ZFP92 gene encoding zinc finger protein 92 homolog isoform 2 (isoform 2 is encoded by transcript variant 2), with protein MLENYSHLVSLGFSFSKPHLISQLERGEGPWVADIPRTWATAGLHIGDRTQSKTSTSTQKHSGRQLPGADPQGGKEGQAARSSVLQRGAQGLGQSSAAGPQGPKGAEKRYLCQQCGKAFSRSSNLIKHRIIHSGEKPYACPECGKLFRRSFALLEHQRIHSGEKPYACPECSKTFTRSSNLIKHQVIHSGERPFACGDCGKLFRRSFALLEHARVHSGERPYACPECGKAFSRSSNLIEHQRTHRGEKPYACGQCAKAFKGVSQLIHHQRSHSGERPFACRECGKAFRGRSGLSQHRRVHSGEKPYECSDCGKAFGRRANLFKHQAVHGARRPAKAETARRLAGPGSTGPGSAVAATSPPRPSTAARPSRPSRR; from the exons ATGCTGGAGAACTATAGCCATTTGGTGTCACTGG GATTTTCCTTCTCCAAGCCTCACCTGATCTCCCAATTGGAACGAGGGGAAGGACCCTGGGTAGCAGACATCCCCAGAACCTGGGCCACCGCAGGATTGCACATAG GTGACAGAACACAGAGCAAGACGTCGACTTCAACGCAGAAGCATTCTGGACGACAACTCCCCGGGGCCGATCCACAAGGTGGCAAGGAGGGGCAGGCGGCGAGGTCGTCTGTGCTCCAGAGAGGTGCCCAGGGCTTGGGGCAGAGTTCGGCTGCGGGGCCGCAGGGCCCCAAAGGCGCGGAGAAGCGGTACCTGTGCCAGCagtgtgggaaggccttcagCCGCAGCTCCAACCTCATCAAGCACCGCATCATCCACAGTGGCGAGAAGCCTTACGCGTGCCCCGAGTGCGGCAAGCTGTTTCGCCGCAGCTTCGCGCTCCTGGAGCACCAGCGCATCCACAGCGGCGAGAAGCCCTACGCCTGCCCCGAGTGCAGCAAGACCTTCACGCGCAGCTCCAACCTCATCAAGCACCAGGTCATCCACAGCGGCGAGCGGCCCTTCGCCTGCGGCGACTGCGGCAAACTGTTCCGCCGCAGCTTCGCGCTCCTGGAGCACGCGCGCGTGCACAGCGGCGAGCGGCCCTACGCGTGCCCAGAGTGCGGCAAGGCCTTCAGCCGCAGCTCCAACCTCATCGAGCACCAGCGCACGCACCGCGGCGAGAAGCCCTACGCCTGCGGCCAGTGCGCCAAGGCCTTCAAGGGCGTCTCGCAGCTCATCCACCACCAGCGCAGCCACAGCGGCGAGCGGCCCTTCGCGTGCCGCGAGTGCGGCAAGGCCTTCCGTGGCCGTTCGGGCCTCAGCCAGCACCGGCGCGTGCACAGCGGTGAGAAGCCCTACGAGTGCAGCGACTGCGGCAAGGCCTTCGGCCGGCGCGCCAACCTATTCAAGCACCAGGCAGTGCACGGCGCCAGGCGCCCTGCGAAGGCGGAGACGGCGCGGAGGCTAGCGGGCCCTGGGAGCACCGGCCCTGGGAGCGCGGTGGCGGCCACCAGCCCCCCGCGGCCGAGCACAGCCGCCAGGCCTTCCAGGCCCAGCCGCCGCTGA
- the ZFP92 gene encoding zinc finger protein 92 homolog isoform 1 (isoform 1 is encoded by transcript variant 4) yields the protein MAAILLTTRPKVPVSFEDVSVYFTKTEWKLLDLRQKVLYKRVMLENYSHLVSLGFSFSKPHLISQLERGEGPWVADIPRTWATAGLHIGDRTQSKTSTSTQKHSGRQLPGADPQGGKEGQAARSSVLQRGAQGLGQSSAAGPQGPKGAEKRYLCQQCGKAFSRSSNLIKHRIIHSGEKPYACPECGKLFRRSFALLEHQRIHSGEKPYACPECSKTFTRSSNLIKHQVIHSGERPFACGDCGKLFRRSFALLEHARVHSGERPYACPECGKAFSRSSNLIEHQRTHRGEKPYACGQCAKAFKGVSQLIHHQRSHSGERPFACRECGKAFRGRSGLSQHRRVHSGEKPYECSDCGKAFGRRANLFKHQAVHGARRPAKAETARRLAGPGSTGPGSAVAATSPPRPSTAARPSRPSRR from the exons CGAGACCCAAG GTGCCAGTATCTTTTGAGGATGTGTCCGTGTACTTCACAAAGACAGAATGGAAGCTTCTGGACCTCAGACAAAAGGTCCTCTACAAGCGGGTGATGCTGGAGAACTATAGCCATTTGGTGTCACTGG GATTTTCCTTCTCCAAGCCTCACCTGATCTCCCAATTGGAACGAGGGGAAGGACCCTGGGTAGCAGACATCCCCAGAACCTGGGCCACCGCAGGATTGCACATAG GTGACAGAACACAGAGCAAGACGTCGACTTCAACGCAGAAGCATTCTGGACGACAACTCCCCGGGGCCGATCCACAAGGTGGCAAGGAGGGGCAGGCGGCGAGGTCGTCTGTGCTCCAGAGAGGTGCCCAGGGCTTGGGGCAGAGTTCGGCTGCGGGGCCGCAGGGCCCCAAAGGCGCGGAGAAGCGGTACCTGTGCCAGCagtgtgggaaggccttcagCCGCAGCTCCAACCTCATCAAGCACCGCATCATCCACAGTGGCGAGAAGCCTTACGCGTGCCCCGAGTGCGGCAAGCTGTTTCGCCGCAGCTTCGCGCTCCTGGAGCACCAGCGCATCCACAGCGGCGAGAAGCCCTACGCCTGCCCCGAGTGCAGCAAGACCTTCACGCGCAGCTCCAACCTCATCAAGCACCAGGTCATCCACAGCGGCGAGCGGCCCTTCGCCTGCGGCGACTGCGGCAAACTGTTCCGCCGCAGCTTCGCGCTCCTGGAGCACGCGCGCGTGCACAGCGGCGAGCGGCCCTACGCGTGCCCAGAGTGCGGCAAGGCCTTCAGCCGCAGCTCCAACCTCATCGAGCACCAGCGCACGCACCGCGGCGAGAAGCCCTACGCCTGCGGCCAGTGCGCCAAGGCCTTCAAGGGCGTCTCGCAGCTCATCCACCACCAGCGCAGCCACAGCGGCGAGCGGCCCTTCGCGTGCCGCGAGTGCGGCAAGGCCTTCCGTGGCCGTTCGGGCCTCAGCCAGCACCGGCGCGTGCACAGCGGTGAGAAGCCCTACGAGTGCAGCGACTGCGGCAAGGCCTTCGGCCGGCGCGCCAACCTATTCAAGCACCAGGCAGTGCACGGCGCCAGGCGCCCTGCGAAGGCGGAGACGGCGCGGAGGCTAGCGGGCCCTGGGAGCACCGGCCCTGGGAGCGCGGTGGCGGCCACCAGCCCCCCGCGGCCGAGCACAGCCGCCAGGCCTTCCAGGCCCAGCCGCCGCTGA